A stretch of Toxoplasma gondii ME49 chromosome V, whole genome shotgun sequence DNA encodes these proteins:
- a CDS encoding hypothetical protein (encoded by transcript TGME49_287200~Predicted trans-membrane domain (TMHMM2.0):74-92:119-142:154-177:191-209): MSILRFRGNSSDTIARHKQPREWFFLGVFVAGLSLRRRCDMKKGVLQEKPSSFIRSRLLDKTFPEDNTRPRGSMILGLLAVGILWGVTIPLMRDGGLAADGDKAPEFDEKDKLSSSGKKLRGGIVGCFLSLLRLLIQWRVLVPYLLNQCGSLCYYYLLGEYDLSITAPLANTLAFFFTFLTEAIMKKALPSAQEIVGCALIVFGFAICVSD, encoded by the exons ATGTCGATATTACGGTTTAGGGGTAACAGCTCTGACACGATTGCAAGACACAAACAGCCACGTGAATGGTTTTTTCTCGGTGTTTTTGTCGCTGgactctctctgcgtcgacgGTGTGACATGAAGAAGGGCGTCCTTCAGGAAAAGCCTTCGAGTTTTATTAGGTCACGCCTCCTGGACAAGACCTTTCCAGAAGACAACACGCGCCCACGAGGAAGTATGATTCTAG GGCTCTTGGCGGTAGGCATTCTCTGGGGGGTGACCATCCCTCTGATGCGCGATGGGGGTCTGGCCGCCGACGGCGATAAAGCTCCTGAGTTcgacgaaaaagacaagTTGAGTTCTTCGGGAAAGAAACTTCGTGGAGGCATTGTcggctgctttctctccctgctgcGGCTTCTCATCCAATGGCGA GTTCTCGTTCCGTACCTGTTGAACCAGTGCGGATCACTGTGTTACTATTATCTTCTCGGAGAATACG ATCTGTCGATTACCGCCCCTCTGGCGAACACCCTggcgtttttcttcactttcctgACTGAAGCCATCATGAAGAAGGCTCTGCCCTCAGCCC AAGAGATTGTAGGCTGCGCCTTGATTGTCTTCGGGTTCGCGATTTGTGTCAGCGACTGA
- a CDS encoding proteasome subunit alpha2, protease of the acylase family and NTN hydrolase fold, putative (encoded by transcript TGME49_287210), with protein sequence MAGDGEYSFSLTTFSPSGKLVQIEYALNRVQQGAPALGIKAKNGVVIAAEKKLTTPLIEESSVRKVEHFTPNIGCVCAGMPADYRVVMKKGRKEAAAYNLFYNSPISVSQLVQDVAAVMQEYTQSGGVRPFGLSLLVAGYDEYGPQLYQVDPSGAYFGWKASAIGRDMQNAKTFLEKRYNPDIELEDAIHTAILTLKEGFEGAMNEHNIEIGVVGEDRKFRILTPAEIKDYLGEVE encoded by the exons ATGGCAGGAGACGGCGAGTACAGCTTCAGCCTTACCACTTTCTCTCCCAGCGGAAAGTTGGTGCAAATCGAGTACGCTCTGAACCGCGTGCAGCAAGGCGCTCCAGCGTTGGGAATCAAAGCCAAGAATGGAGTGGTGATtgccgcagagaaaaagctgACAACGCCCCTCATCGAAGAGTCTTCTGTTCGGAAAGTCGAACACTTCACCCCGAACATCGGCTGCGTTTGCGCCGGGATGCCTGCGGACTATCGTGTCGTCATGAAAAAGGGCAGAAAAGAG gcTGCTGCGTACAACTTGTTCTACAACTCTCCCATTTCCGTTAGCCAGCTGGTTCAAGATGTAGCGGCTGTGATGCAGGAGTACACGCAGTCCGGAGGTGTTCGACCTTTtggtctgtctctccttgttgCTGG ATACGACGAGTACGGCCCTCAGTTGTACCAGGTGGATCCGAGCGGTGCATATTTCGGCTGGAAGGCTTCTGCAATTGGCCGTGACATGCAAAACGCCAAGACCTTTCTGGAAAAGCG gtACAACCCAGACATCGAGCTGGAAGATGCCATCCACACGGCCATCTTGACGTTGAAGGAAGGATTCGAAGGCGCGATGAACGAGCACAACATCGAAATTGGTGTCGTAGGCGAAGACCGCAAGTTCCGCATCCTGACCCCCGCGGAAATCAAGGACTACTTGGGAGAGGTTGAGTAA